TCTCGGccgacgaggggaccgaggcccagagaagcggagcgactcgcacGGCaggcacgcggcggagccgggattagaacccccgacctcgggCCGTCGCCACGGGAGCCACGCCGCGCGCAGGAGGCGCTCGGTCGATACGGccggaggagggaaccggggTCCGGGCCCAGCGCCGGGGTCCGTGCGACCCGACCCCCGCCTCGGGGCTCTCCGTCCCCATCCCCGTTTCCGgagccgaggcgcggagaagcgaggCCACCTCTCTTCCAGGGGGCGTTGGACTATCTACCGCGCGCCGGCGACCGCACGGGGAGGCGAAGCGGCGACTCGCTTTTCGAACGGTCTCGAAGCGCTCAGCGTAGGCCGGGCACCGCGCcaggcgccgggggagagccgAGATCGTCGggcgggtcggacgccgtccccgtcgtCCGGCCATCGGTGGAGCgcccaccgtgtgcggagcactgtgccgagcgctcgggagactccGATGCAGtaggtagacgcgttccccgccctcgGGGAGCCGACGGTTTAGAGGCGGGGAGaccaaggttggggggggggggaggacgaagGGGGCAAATCGGGGCGAGGCAGAAGAGGGTgcgagaggaaaggaggggggaacctagtcggggaaggcctcctggaggaggtgtgccttaaaCGGCGCCccgaaggcgggggggggaggcggcgtcCGTCGgctccgaggagggagggcgatccaggccggaGGGACGATAAGGGCCGGGGGtccgcggtgagatagaggaggtggagggggtcggCCTAGGAGGAgtgcgaagtgcgcgggctggggtgtgagggaggggaggtgatggACCGCCGAAGCCCTGggtgagtttctgttggatgcggaggtgggcgggcggcccccccccccccctccccccggaggccttagaggagcggggtgacgtgtcccgaACGCCCCTGTAGCAGAACGAcgcgggcggcggagggaggcCCGGACCggggtgaggagaggcaggaggccgggccgTCCCCGAGGACGCGGGAATCCCGGCGGGAGAGGAAGAGCCGTCGCGTTAACGTAGCGGCGgtcggggtggagaggagagggccgaCTTTTCGCCtgtccctcccggggctcccggccttcctcCCCGTTCTCCGGgcggggagaccgaggcacggggaagggaggcgacccgccgcgccgcgccgccctTCTCCGgcgcgccgggggccggggaggcccgaGGGGGATCCCACGGACGGGGGGCCGTCGCTCGGCCCGGGCCGAGGTTTGGGAAGAGCGGGTCGGGGGGCCGTCGGGACCCCGAGGTGTCGGCTTCCGGGCCGCACCGGGGACGCGTCTCCGCCCCcggcctctccgcccccccccctctcCGCCGTCGCCTCGTCCGGGACGGGGAACGCGCCCGCTCGCTCtcacgttgtcctctcccgagcgctcgatcCAGTGCTTCGCGCCCAGTACGCGCTCCGCAAATGCCATCGAACGAAGGAGCGAgccccggtgcctggcacggtgTCCCGGTCAGCGCTCGGGACGGGGCCCGGCgcgtggtaggcgcttaacgagcGCCGTGATCATCCGACCGGAGGTTCGCTGTGGACGGGGAGCGACCCCGTTGTAGCCGGCCCGCCCGAGCGCCTGGTTcaggagcgctcagtaaacgccaccGACGGACCCGAGGCCCTCCCTGCAGAccgcaagctcgtcgtgggcccgGAGCCCGTCGGCCAAATCCGCGATTCCGTGCCCTCCCGAGCGCGCGGCGCGGCGTTCGGCGCCCGGCGAGCTCTCGGTAGATGGGGCTGACGGGCGGGTGTCCCgcgctctctcccccccccccgcgccccccgtctGTCCAGGCACCCGTTCTCCGGGCGGGAAGTGCCCATCTCCAACGGGTCCGGCTTCGTGGTGGACGCCGACGGGCTGATCGTCACCAACGCCCACGTGGTGGCCAACCGCCGGCGGGTCCGGGTGAAGCTGCCCAGCGGGGACACCTACGAGGCCACGGTCACCGACGTCGACCCCGCGGCCGACATCGCCACCCTGCGCATCCGCCCCAAGGTGGGCGGCGGGAGAGGcgccgggggcgggtggggacggggcggcgggggggccggcgggacgcccccccccccacctctgcccctcgcGCCGCCCGCCAGGAACCCCTGCCCACGCTGCGGCTGGGCCGCTCGGCGGACGTGCGGCAGGGCGAGTTCGTGGTGGCGATGGGCAGCCCCTTCGCGCTGCGGAACACCATCACCTCCGGCATCGTCAGCTCCGCCCAGCGCCCCGCCCGGGACCTCGGACTCTCGCAGCCCGACGTCGAGTACATCCAGACGGACGCCGCCATCGACGTGAGGGccctcgggggagggggaggcgggggcgtctctcggtctcccccggcgcccgcccccccagcctccgTCTCTTTTCCCTGCAGTTCGGCAACTCCGGGGGCCCCTTGGTCAACCTGGTGAgtgtcccccccgcccgccctccacccccacccccgacctccgcctcctcccccaggccgcgagcccgtcgtccaGGCCGCGAGCTCCTCCTCTGGACCGCGGTCTCCACGTGGCCGCGGGAACGCGTtcggtcggactctcccaagcgctcagcctagtgctctgcgcaaagaaagcgctccataaatgcgaccgACCCGCTGACCCGATGGCCCCCGGCGAGGCGACGGaggcccgcccgccgccggcgTGAGGATGGGGCGGTGTGGACGCGCCcctcggcctcccgccccccccccccccgcccccgagggcgTGCCGGTGGTCTCCCGGCCCGCGCCGCCCCTCTCGCTCCCGAAACCGAGCGGGGGCCCgcgtccctccccctctccaggacGGAGAGGTGATCGGGGTGAACACCATGAAGGTGACGGCGGGCATCTCCTTCGCCATTCCGTCCGACCGGCTGCGGGATTTCCTCCGGCGAGGGGAGAAGAGACGTGAGGAGGGGGAGCCCCGCTtggggggggccgcggggcggggccgcgggggtcCCCGGGACGGGCCTGGAGCGGGCCGCCGGGCGCGGGttcggcggggccggcgggcggccgCCTCACTCCGTCTCCGTCCCGCCCAGGTTCCTGGTTCGGGGGTGACGGGACCCAGCGCCGCTACATTGGGGTGATGATGCTGACCCTGACCCCCAGGTATCCTCGGCGTGGGGGGCTGGGCGCGgggagggcggccccgggggattcgaatcccggctccgccgctcgtccgcggtGCGGCctcgggccccggttccctcgtcggcGCGGCGGGGATTGAGTCCGCGGAGGCCGTGGGCCGCAGACGGGGTCCGGCCGGATGAGccgtttctaccccggcgcttgggacggtgaCTGgcacggcgtggctcggcgggtgGAGCCGGCGCccgagattcagaaggacccggattctaatcccggctccgctgggtgacctcgggcgggccacccggcttctctgggccccggtcccctcatccgcaaaatggggatcgagaccgcgagccccacgtgggacaagggaccgcgTCCGGGCCCGTCTGCCGCTgttccgccccggcgcttagagccgcggtgggcacggagtaagcgcttggtaaataccgCGGGAAGCGATACCGTAGAgctgggaggtggggctgggggcggagctGTCCCCTTcgtccacccccccgcccccccgcccccagacccgcGGCATTCACGTCCGTGACGGCCGTTTATCGGTTGACGGGCACGCCTGCCTTCCCCCGGGTCGGTCCGTTCACTCGATCGTTtgtgccgagcgcttactgggggcggagcgctgcgccgagcgcccgggagaggacagtaccgcAGTCGACAGCGACGGGGTAGACCGGAGGCTCGTCCCGGGCAGGCGGCGTGTCCACCGACCCTGTTCCGTCggactctcccgggtgctcggtAGAGCGCCCCGCGCGCGgccagcgctcggtaaataccggcGGTCAACCGCTAGACTCCCGAGcgaccctctagaccgtgagccggtcgcGGGCGGGGGGGCGTGCCGACCGGCCCCGCGGCAGCGGGCTCGGTACGGTGCCGTGCGCGGAGCAAGCGCCGGATGGACACGCTCCATCACGGTTTTGGAGGAGAACGGGGGGCTCGAGGCGGGGGGCCGCCCCGTCCCGGGCCGGTCGTGACCGgcggtctccccctccccgtccccgcccggccTCAGCATCTTGGCGGAGCTGCAGCTGCGGGAGCCGGGCTTCCCCGACGTCCAGCACGGCGTCCTGATCCACAAGGTCATCC
The Ornithorhynchus anatinus isolate Pmale09 chromosome 4, mOrnAna1.pri.v4, whole genome shotgun sequence genome window above contains:
- the HTRA2 gene encoding serine protease HTRA2, mitochondrial; its protein translation is MASGKARTTSPGGLRGGRLRSGEDYRSRRPPRRPGPCGRRLRSGEGGGAGLLLLLWGRGGGPPGVQAALPEPPSPRRVYNFIADVVERAAPAVVYIEILGRHPFSGREVPISNGSGFVVDADGLIVTNAHVVANRRRVRVKLPSGDTYEATVTDVDPAADIATLRIRPKEPLPTLRLGRSADVRQGEFVVAMGSPFALRNTITSGIVSSAQRPARDLGLSQPDVEYIQTDAAIDFGNSGGPLVNLDGEVIGVNTMKVTAGISFAIPSDRLRDFLRRGEKRRSWFGGDGTQRRYIGVMMLTLTPSILAELQLREPGFPDVQHGVLIHKVILGSPAHRAGLRPGDVIVAIGGRPARTAEDVYAAVRTQPRLDVRARRGDETVTVHVTPEATE